From the Motacilla alba alba isolate MOTALB_02 chromosome Z, Motacilla_alba_V1.0_pri, whole genome shotgun sequence genome, one window contains:
- the LOC119696108 gene encoding uncharacterized protein LOC119696108 isoform X1: MQGYIKGVAHTHGYITLTNEEKLRRGIAIDRHDKQPMLSLPTRNARVPSDARSPGMRGASTKVIRRGHGYEKPPASRRPCQQSRERGGARRRERHGPPSHVIAGRHKGIRHSPEERLTRDARRSSGHRPCRVERGRLPARRSGACRSTDRCPAPSCFHRLRVPARLRRASSPSPADEPDLEAGEPAPAALRGNFVETPHLGQKVVTEPDSSRGGGWPRGSQAPGRRKGRAVPPPRPAACAGQDGVGTPG; encoded by the exons ATGCAAGGGTATATAAAGGGGGTGGCACACACACATGGATACATTACATTAACCAATGAGGAAAAACTAAGGAGGGGAATTGCTATTGACCGACATGACAAGCAACCAATG CTTTCGCTTCCCACCAGAAATGCCCGGGTTCCTTCGGACGCACGTTCACCGGGAATGAGGGGAGCATCCACAAAGGTGATAAGGAGGGGCCACGGCTACGAGAAGCCACCGGCCTCCCGCCGGCCGTGTCAGCAGTCGCGCGAAAG GGGAGGGGCGCGGCGCCGAGAGAGGCACGGCCCGCCGAGCCACGTCATTGCGGGGCGGCACAAGGGAATCCggcacagccctgaggagcGTCTGACCCGGGACGCGAGACGCTCCAGCGGGCACCGCCCCTGCCGAGTGGagcggggcaggctgcccgcccGGCGGAGCGGGGCCTGCCGGAGCACTGACCGATGCCCCGCCCCCAGCTGCTTCCACCGACTGCGCGTGCCCGCACGGCTGCGCAGGGCCAGCTCCCCCTCTCCCGCCGACGAGCCTGACCTGGAGGCGGGTGAGCCTGCCCCTGCCGCGCTCAGGGGGAACTTCGTGGAAACGCCGCATTTGGGACAAAAAGTTGTCACCGAACCAGACTCAAGCAGAGGTGGAGGCTGGCCCAGAGGCTCCCAAGCGCCGGGAAGGCGCAAAGGGAGAGCGGtaccccccccccgccccgcagcctgtgcagggcaggacgGGGTGGGGACGCCCGGCTGA
- the LOC119696108 gene encoding uncharacterized protein LOC119696108 isoform X2, whose amino-acid sequence MRGASTKVIRRGHGYEKPPASRRPCQQSRERGGARRRERHGPPSHVIAGRHKGIRHSPEERLTRDARRSSGHRPCRVERGRLPARRSGACRSTDRCPAPSCFHRLRVPARLRRASSPSPADEPDLEAGEPAPAALRGNFVETPHLGQKVVTEPDSSRGGGWPRGSQAPGRRKGRAVPPPRPAACAGQDGVGTPG is encoded by the exons ATGAGGGGAGCATCCACAAAGGTGATAAGGAGGGGCCACGGCTACGAGAAGCCACCGGCCTCCCGCCGGCCGTGTCAGCAGTCGCGCGAAAG GGGAGGGGCGCGGCGCCGAGAGAGGCACGGCCCGCCGAGCCACGTCATTGCGGGGCGGCACAAGGGAATCCggcacagccctgaggagcGTCTGACCCGGGACGCGAGACGCTCCAGCGGGCACCGCCCCTGCCGAGTGGagcggggcaggctgcccgcccGGCGGAGCGGGGCCTGCCGGAGCACTGACCGATGCCCCGCCCCCAGCTGCTTCCACCGACTGCGCGTGCCCGCACGGCTGCGCAGGGCCAGCTCCCCCTCTCCCGCCGACGAGCCTGACCTGGAGGCGGGTGAGCCTGCCCCTGCCGCGCTCAGGGGGAACTTCGTGGAAACGCCGCATTTGGGACAAAAAGTTGTCACCGAACCAGACTCAAGCAGAGGTGGAGGCTGGCCCAGAGGCTCCCAAGCGCCGGGAAGGCGCAAAGGGAGAGCGGtaccccccccccgccccgcagcctgtgcagggcaggacgGGGTGGGGACGCCCGGCTGA